The following are encoded together in the Jaculus jaculus isolate mJacJac1 chromosome 3, mJacJac1.mat.Y.cur, whole genome shotgun sequence genome:
- the LOC101617512 gene encoding thymosin beta-10 produces MADKPDMGEIASFDKAKLKKTETQEKNTLPTKETIEQEKRSEIS; encoded by the coding sequence ATGGCAGACAAACCAGACATGGGAGAAATCGCCAGCTTCGATAAGGCCAAGCTGAAGAAAACCGAGACGCAGGAGAAAAACACCCTGCCGACCAAAGAGACCATTGAACAGGAAAAGCGGAGTGAGATTTCCTAA